Proteins found in one Vallitalea guaymasensis genomic segment:
- a CDS encoding PFL family protein, whose amino-acid sequence MINSLEVLETNTMILKENLDVRTITMGINLMDCADSDIDRFNENIYNKITTKAKDLVKVGEDIEKKYGVPIVNKRISITPIAIAASSTKTDSYVSIAKTLDKAAKEVGVNFIGGFSAIVSKGMTESDKKLIKSIPEALATTERVCSSVNVGSTKTGINMDAVKLLGSTIKETAVLTKDSDSIGCAKFVVFCNAPDDNPFMAGAFHGVSEADAIINVGVSGPGVVKKALETCRGKDFEELCETIKKTAFKITRVGQLVAKEASKALDVPFGIIDLSLAPTPAIGDSIADILQEIGVDYVGAPGTTAALALLNDQVKKGGVMASSYVGGLSGAFIPVSEDQGMINAVNKGALTIEKLEAMTCVCSVGLDMIAIPGKTKESTISGIIADEMAIGMINQKTTAVRVIPVIGKDVGDQAEFGGLLGYAPLMPVNEFGCDRLINRGGRIPAPIHSFKN is encoded by the coding sequence ATGATTAATTCATTAGAAGTACTAGAAACGAATACAATGATATTAAAAGAAAATTTAGATGTCAGGACTATTACAATGGGTATTAATCTTATGGATTGTGCCGATTCTGATATTGATAGATTTAATGAAAATATTTATAATAAAATTACAACTAAGGCTAAAGACCTTGTTAAAGTTGGAGAAGATATTGAGAAAAAATATGGTGTTCCTATAGTAAATAAAAGAATCTCAATAACACCTATAGCAATTGCTGCATCAAGTACTAAGACTGATTCTTATGTATCTATTGCTAAAACATTGGATAAAGCTGCAAAAGAAGTTGGTGTCAATTTTATAGGTGGTTTTTCAGCTATAGTTAGTAAAGGTATGACAGAAAGTGATAAAAAATTAATTAAATCTATTCCAGAAGCTCTTGCTACTACAGAAAGAGTTTGTAGTTCAGTTAATGTAGGATCTACAAAAACTGGAATTAACATGGATGCAGTTAAATTACTTGGAAGTACTATAAAAGAAACAGCAGTTTTAACTAAGGATAGTGATTCAATAGGATGCGCAAAATTTGTTGTCTTTTGTAATGCGCCTGATGATAATCCATTTATGGCTGGTGCTTTTCACGGTGTAAGTGAAGCTGATGCTATTATTAATGTTGGTGTAAGTGGACCTGGTGTTGTCAAAAAGGCTTTGGAAACTTGTAGAGGTAAGGATTTTGAAGAACTATGCGAGACTATCAAGAAGACTGCTTTCAAGATTACTAGAGTTGGACAATTAGTTGCTAAAGAAGCATCTAAAGCTTTAGATGTTCCATTTGGTATAATAGACTTATCACTAGCACCAACACCTGCTATCGGTGATAGTATTGCAGATATTTTACAAGAAATTGGTGTAGATTATGTAGGTGCACCTGGGACTACAGCAGCCCTTGCATTATTGAATGACCAAGTTAAAAAAGGCGGGGTTATGGCATCTTCATATGTTGGTGGACTAAGTGGTGCTTTTATACCAGTTAGTGAAGACCAAGGTATGATAAATGCAGTTAACAAAGGAGCTTTAACAATAGAGAAGCTTGAAGCTATGACATGTGTTTGTTCAGTTGGTCTAGATATGATAGCTATACCAGGAAAAACCAAAGAATCTACAATTTCAGGAATAATTGCAGATGAAATGGCTATTGGTATGATTAATCAAAAGACTACTGCTGTTAGAGTTATACCAGTTATAGGAAAAGATGTTGGCGACCAAGCTGAATTTGGTGGTTTACTAGGTTATGCGCCATTAATGCCAGTAAATGAATTTGGTTGTGATAGACTTATTAATAGAGGCGGTAGAATACCAGCTCCAATCCATAGTTTTAAGAATTAA
- a CDS encoding ACT domain-containing protein has translation MKRGIITVVGKDRVGIISEVCSYLAKDNINILDISQTIVQGFFNMMMIVDVNDITKPFGEVVDELDKLGNKIGVTIKLQHEEIFNKMHRL, from the coding sequence ATGAAAAGAGGAATTATTACAGTAGTAGGTAAAGATAGAGTAGGAATTATATCGGAGGTTTGTAGCTATCTTGCAAAAGATAATATCAATATTCTTGATATTTCTCAAACAATTGTACAAGGTTTTTTTAACATGATGATGATAGTTGATGTCAATGATATAACAAAACCTTTTGGAGAAGTTGTAGATGAATTGGATAAACTAGGAAATAAGATAGGTGTAACTATAAAACTTCAACATGAAGAGATCTTTAATAAGATGCATAGATTATAA
- a CDS encoding MBL fold metallo-hydrolase, whose product MALKICSIASGSSGNCIYVGTDNVNLLVDSGISKKKVEIGLNAIGVDPHTIDGILITHEHSDHIKGIGVYARKYKMPIYATKKTWDATLNYSSLGKIPEGLHVEIFPNEDFMIKDMTIHPFNSFHDAIDPVCYTFKSEDKKISVATDLGCYDEYIIDNLNGSNVLFIEANHDVKLLEVGKYPYFLKKRIMSDVGHLSNETSGELISTLYNETLSHVILGHLSLENNFPELAYESVKTVLANCSHVDCDKFNLSVASRSSHSELVVV is encoded by the coding sequence ATGGCACTTAAAATATGTAGTATTGCCAGTGGCAGCAGTGGCAATTGTATATATGTTGGAACAGATAATGTAAATCTGTTAGTTGATTCTGGCATCAGTAAAAAGAAAGTAGAAATTGGTTTGAATGCAATAGGCGTAGATCCACATACTATAGATGGTATATTAATTACTCATGAGCATTCTGACCATATAAAAGGTATTGGTGTATACGCTAGAAAGTACAAAATGCCTATTTATGCCACTAAGAAAACATGGGACGCTACACTTAACTATAGTTCTTTAGGAAAAATTCCAGAAGGTTTGCATGTTGAAATTTTTCCCAATGAGGATTTCATGATAAAGGATATGACTATTCATCCTTTTAATTCATTTCATGATGCCATTGATCCAGTATGCTATACATTTAAGAGCGAAGATAAAAAGATAAGTGTTGCAACAGATTTAGGATGTTATGATGAGTACATAATAGATAATTTGAATGGTTCCAATGTATTATTTATTGAGGCAAACCATGATGTAAAACTTTTAGAAGTTGGAAAATATCCTTATTTCCTTAAAAAAAGGATTATGAGTGATGTAGGGCATTTATCTAATGAAACATCTGGAGAATTAATATCTACATTATATAATGAAACATTATCACATGTGATTTTGGGCCATCTTAGTTTGGAGAATAACTTTCCTGAGTTAGCCTATGAATCAGTTAAAACAGTATTAGCTAATTGTTCACATGTAGATTGTGATAAATTTAATTTATCGGTAGCTTCAAGAAGCAGTCATTCAGAACTAGTTGTAGTATAA
- a CDS encoding sensor domain-containing diguanylate cyclase: MERTLKYEKKFIYIYTIITSMIIIYFLVSKILYKCDRYIIYGLTMVIVIYIINIIFHRLDYLKNIRVFYFTKLVQLIITSFVVLERNRFLSNSACIMYIMLCVEVITILGFKSKLIRYHTYVLVILPLAITSIYRGITGYLNFVPLLFMLQIIIVIIGVYIIFYGSTEDLKNQVNIQKKLWLRAKNKNEELVVSGQQIQLVHDQLVKQKMELEEANERLNRFTAEMYIQNELLSYISSVLDIDELMELVTDSILGAIGVDTCSLVIYDVNLNAYHYKVKSTHGKDYLKSFIDNMKSGKLDKYFSIRDPYIDNEVIKGKYDFTSERDVGSIVIIPILNDKNTYGLLIAEHTSTQMINENSIQFFQGIANQINIAINNANLYTKMEEMAKRDGLTCVYNRNYLQKIFHELYEDARINQKVLSLALFDIDKFKKVNDTYGHIFGDQVLKIIADISEKYANRNGSIVGRYGGEEFVIIFPNKTLDEAYKIMEEIHNSIINQKISHDDKLININISTGISSYPKVCKNPKDLLKRADNAMYISKANGRGRITIDNINL, translated from the coding sequence TTGGAACGAACACTAAAATATGAAAAGAAATTTATTTATATATATACTATAATAACGTCAATGATAATAATATATTTTTTAGTATCCAAGATACTATATAAATGCGATAGATATATTATATATGGATTGACAATGGTTATAGTAATATATATCATTAATATTATTTTTCACCGGTTAGACTATTTGAAAAATATTCGTGTGTTTTATTTTACCAAACTTGTTCAATTAATTATAACTTCTTTTGTTGTTTTAGAAAGAAACAGATTCCTTTCTAATTCAGCTTGCATCATGTATATTATGTTATGTGTTGAGGTTATCACCATCCTAGGGTTCAAGAGTAAACTTATAAGATATCATACATATGTTTTGGTTATACTACCTTTAGCGATTACCAGTATATATCGTGGAATCACAGGATATTTAAACTTCGTACCACTACTATTCATGTTACAAATTATAATAGTAATAATAGGGGTATACATAATTTTTTACGGGTCTACCGAAGACTTGAAGAATCAAGTAAATATCCAAAAAAAGCTTTGGTTAAGGGCTAAAAATAAAAATGAGGAATTAGTTGTATCAGGACAACAAATTCAATTAGTTCATGACCAGCTAGTTAAGCAGAAGATGGAATTGGAAGAAGCTAATGAAAGATTGAATAGATTTACTGCAGAAATGTATATCCAGAATGAATTACTTAGTTACATAAGTTCTGTTTTGGATATTGATGAATTGATGGAATTGGTTACTGATTCAATACTTGGTGCTATAGGTGTAGATACATGCTCATTAGTTATTTATGATGTTAACCTTAATGCATATCATTACAAAGTTAAATCTACACATGGGAAAGACTATCTAAAATCTTTTATAGACAATATGAAATCGGGTAAATTAGATAAATACTTTAGTATTCGTGACCCTTATATTGATAATGAGGTCATTAAAGGAAAGTACGATTTTACATCTGAGAGAGATGTTGGTTCTATTGTTATAATACCAATACTTAATGACAAAAATACATATGGATTATTAATTGCTGAACATACATCGACTCAAATGATAAATGAAAATAGCATTCAATTTTTTCAAGGTATAGCAAATCAGATTAATATTGCTATAAATAACGCTAATCTATATACTAAAATGGAAGAAATGGCTAAGAGAGATGGTTTGACTTGTGTATACAACAGGAACTACTTACAAAAAATTTTCCATGAGCTTTATGAAGATGCCCGTATCAATCAAAAAGTTTTGTCACTGGCACTTTTTGATATTGATAAATTCAAAAAGGTCAATGATACATATGGACATATATTCGGCGACCAAGTATTAAAAATCATTGCAGACATTTCAGAAAAATATGCCAATAGAAATGGTAGTATCGTTGGGCGTTATGGTGGAGAAGAGTTTGTTATAATATTTCCTAATAAAACGTTGGATGAAGCATACAAAATAATGGAAGAAATCCATAACAGTATTATTAATCAGAAAATATCCCATGATGATAAATTGATTAATATAAATATCAGTACCGGTATTTCTTCTTATCCAAAAGTTTGTAAGAATCCGAAAGATTTATTGAAAAGAGCTGACAATGCAATGTACATCTCAAAAGCGAATGGAAGAGGAAGAATAACTATTGATAATATTAATTTATAA